A stretch of Mucilaginibacter terrae DNA encodes these proteins:
- the rodA gene encoding rod shape-determining protein RodA codes for MNNQRSFFFNVDWLTILIYLSLCTIGWFNIHAAVFDETHPHIIDLETEYGKQFIFIISAVVLGAVILLLDSRFFNGLAPVFYVVTVLLLIAVLAVGRNVGGNQAWIPLGSFRLQPSEFAKFSTCLLLARYLSGVNIRITEPKSFFTAAAIIVLPMFLIMMQPDTGSTLVFCSFIFILYREGLSPIFLIAAGLAITLFILALVVNEWYIIGALAAVAGAILFFIRRTPQTVITILAVLAICIGFIFVVKPAYAHFPSHQKARIDELLGITSDKKGIGYNVNQSKIAIGSGKLWGKGYLQGTQTKYSFVPAQSTDFIFCTIGEEWGFAGSVVVIGLYLFLLMRIIMMAERQRSPFSRVYGYGVASIIFFHVVINIGMTIGLVPVIGIPLPFISYGGSSLWSFTILLFILIKLDSNRLGHIA; via the coding sequence ATGAATAACCAGCGCAGCTTTTTCTTTAATGTAGACTGGCTTACGATATTAATTTACCTGTCGTTATGTACCATTGGCTGGTTCAATATACATGCGGCGGTGTTTGATGAAACGCATCCTCACATTATCGACCTGGAAACAGAATATGGCAAGCAGTTCATCTTCATTATATCGGCTGTGGTACTGGGAGCGGTAATTTTACTGCTGGATTCACGCTTTTTTAACGGACTTGCACCTGTTTTTTACGTGGTAACCGTACTACTGCTCATAGCCGTACTGGCAGTGGGGCGTAACGTAGGTGGTAACCAGGCCTGGATTCCGTTAGGATCGTTCAGGCTGCAACCCTCGGAGTTTGCCAAGTTTAGCACCTGTTTACTGCTGGCGCGATACCTGAGCGGCGTAAACATTCGTATTACCGAGCCTAAATCATTTTTTACAGCGGCGGCCATCATTGTACTGCCCATGTTTTTAATTATGATGCAGCCCGATACCGGCTCAACCCTGGTGTTCTGCTCATTCATTTTCATCTTGTACCGCGAGGGCTTATCCCCCATCTTCCTCATTGCTGCCGGATTGGCTATTACATTATTCATTTTGGCCCTGGTGGTTAACGAGTGGTATATCATTGGCGCGCTGGCGGCTGTGGCTGGTGCTATACTCTTTTTCATCAGGCGTACACCTCAAACAGTGATTACCATTTTGGCTGTTTTGGCCATTTGCATAGGTTTTATTTTTGTGGTTAAACCCGCCTATGCCCATTTCCCATCCCACCAAAAAGCCCGTATTGATGAGTTGTTGGGTATCACATCAGATAAAAAGGGTATTGGCTATAACGTTAACCAATCAAAAATAGCCATAGGCTCGGGCAAATTATGGGGCAAGGGCTACCTGCAAGGTACCCAAACCAAATACTCGTTCGTACCGGCTCAAAGTACCGACTTTATTTTTTGCACCATCGGCGAGGAATGGGGCTTTGCAGGTTCGGTAGTGGTAATTGGCCTGTACCTCTTCCTGCTCATGCGAATCATCATGATGGCCGAGCGACAGCGGTCGCCCTTCTCACGCGTATACGGCTACGGAGTGGCCTCCATTATCTTTTTCCACGTGGTGATAAATATTGGCATGACGATAGGCCTTGTGCCCGTTATAGGTATCCCGCTGCCTTTCATCAGCTATGGTGGGTCGTCGTTATGGAGCTTTACTATCCTGTTATTTATCCTCATTAAACTGGATTCGAACAGGTTGGGGCATATTGCGTAA
- the nhaA gene encoding Na+/H+ antiporter NhaA, translating into MLLTSVIASLVIANSPLASTFQAVLNSHTGFYIGQLELIYPLISWVNDGLMAIFFFMAGLEIKREIVEGQLSEFQKASLPVFCAVGGMLVPAAIYFLLNYGTPTANGWGIPMATDIAFAVAILNAIRKIVPPALKVFLTALAIADDLGAIVVVAVFYTQSIEFTYLLYVLAVFGLLLVFNFFEVKSIWAYVIPGVVMWYFVHHSGIHATVAGVLTALAVPVRNKKGDEVAAHFEHKLHNPVNYIILPLFALANTNITFKAEMLHGLVSPLGLGIVAGLILGKPIGIIGMAYVAVKTRLGKLPQQVKWPHIAGMGLLAGIGFTMSIFISLLSFSNKLLQTEAKFAVLLASVLAALSGFLLLRSYSRRRI; encoded by the coding sequence TTGCTGCTAACAAGCGTTATTGCATCGTTGGTTATTGCCAATTCTCCGTTAGCCTCAACCTTTCAAGCCGTGTTAAATAGCCATACGGGTTTTTACATTGGCCAGTTGGAATTAATATATCCGCTCATTAGCTGGGTAAACGATGGACTGATGGCCATATTCTTCTTCATGGCGGGGCTTGAAATTAAGCGCGAAATTGTTGAGGGGCAGCTATCTGAGTTTCAAAAGGCATCGCTGCCGGTGTTTTGCGCCGTGGGGGGAATGCTGGTTCCGGCCGCAATATACTTTTTGCTTAACTACGGTACACCCACGGCCAATGGTTGGGGTATACCCATGGCTACCGATATTGCTTTTGCCGTGGCTATATTGAATGCCATCCGCAAAATAGTTCCGCCTGCGCTCAAGGTTTTTTTAACCGCGCTGGCCATAGCCGATGATTTGGGAGCCATTGTAGTGGTAGCTGTTTTTTACACACAAAGCATCGAATTTACCTACCTGCTTTATGTATTGGCAGTTTTTGGGTTGCTACTGGTGTTTAACTTTTTTGAGGTGAAGAGCATATGGGCTTACGTCATTCCAGGCGTGGTCATGTGGTATTTTGTGCATCACTCGGGTATACATGCTACGGTTGCCGGGGTGTTAACGGCACTGGCTGTACCCGTGCGTAATAAAAAAGGCGATGAGGTGGCAGCTCATTTTGAACACAAGCTACACAACCCGGTCAACTATATCATTTTGCCCTTATTTGCCCTGGCTAATACCAATATTACCTTCAAGGCCGAAATGCTGCACGGTTTAGTTAGTCCGCTGGGGTTAGGTATAGTGGCCGGGCTTATTTTAGGCAAACCTATTGGAATTATAGGCATGGCTTACGTGGCTGTAAAAACCCGGTTAGGTAAACTGCCACAACAGGTGAAATGGCCGCATATTGCCGGCATGGGATTGTTAGCCGGTATAGGTTTTACCATGTCCATTTTCATCAGCTTGCTATCATTTAGTAATAAGCTATTGCAAACCGAGGCCAAGTTTGCCGTGCTGCTGGCATCGGTACTGGCAGCATTGAGTGGGTTTTTGCTGTTGCGAAGTTATTCGCGAAGGCGAATCTAA
- a CDS encoding rod shape-determining protein: protein MGLFNFFTQEVAIDLGTANTLIIHNDKVVVDEPSIVAFDRKTNKVIAIGRQAMQMEGKTHENIRTVRPLKDGVIADFDAAEHMIRGMIKMINKGKGWFFPSLRMVICIPSGITEVEKRAVHQSAEIAGAKEVYLIHEPMAAAVGIGIDVEEPMGNMIIDIGGGTTEIAVIALSGIVCDQSIRVAGDNFDSDIVQYIRRQHNIMIGDRTAEKIKIEVGSALPELADPPADFAVQGRDLMTGVPKQITVSYTEIAHCLDKSISKIEEAILKALEITPPELSADIYQTGIYLTGGGALLRGLDKRVAAKTKLPVHVAEDPLRAVVRGTGTALKNIGNYKFLMQ, encoded by the coding sequence ATGGGTTTATTTAATTTTTTCACACAGGAAGTTGCTATTGATTTAGGAACTGCAAATACCCTCATTATACATAACGATAAGGTGGTGGTTGACGAGCCATCCATTGTTGCATTTGACCGCAAAACCAATAAGGTTATTGCCATTGGCCGTCAGGCTATGCAAATGGAAGGTAAAACCCACGAAAATATACGTACCGTGCGTCCGCTTAAGGATGGTGTAATTGCCGATTTTGATGCGGCAGAGCACATGATACGCGGTATGATCAAGATGATTAACAAAGGCAAGGGCTGGTTTTTCCCGTCGTTGCGTATGGTTATCTGTATCCCATCGGGTATTACTGAGGTTGAAAAACGTGCGGTACACCAATCGGCAGAGATTGCCGGTGCTAAAGAGGTTTACCTCATTCACGAACCAATGGCTGCTGCCGTAGGTATCGGTATCGATGTGGAGGAGCCAATGGGTAACATGATTATTGATATTGGTGGTGGTACTACCGAAATTGCGGTTATTGCCCTTTCGGGTATCGTGTGCGACCAGTCTATCCGCGTAGCGGGCGACAACTTCGACTCTGATATTGTGCAATACATCCGCCGTCAGCACAACATCATGATCGGCGATCGTACTGCCGAAAAGATCAAGATCGAAGTAGGTTCGGCATTGCCTGAGCTGGCAGATCCACCGGCAGATTTTGCTGTACAGGGCCGCGACCTGATGACCGGTGTGCCTAAGCAAATTACCGTATCATACACCGAGATTGCGCATTGTTTAGACAAGTCGATCTCTAAAATTGAAGAAGCTATCTTAAAAGCACTGGAGATCACACCTCCCGAGCTTTCGGCCGATATTTACCAAACCGGTATTTACTTAACCGGCGGTGGTGCGTTACTACGCGGTTTAGATAAACGTGTAGCTGCCAAAACCAAACTCCCCGTACACGTAGCCGAAGACCCACTCCGTGCCGTAGTACGCGGAACAGGTACCGCCCTTAAAAATATTGGTAACTATAAGTTTTTAATGCAATAA
- the mrdA gene encoding penicillin-binding protein 2 yields the protein MNSFFERRYVITAIFITLALTLLGRLFFIQIMDDRYLLSAKENVLRRTISYPARGAIFDRNGKILVQNVPVYDIMVTPREVKPFDTLEFCKLLSIDKEGFAKRFEKARKFSPFRQSVFEKQIPVQLYASLQERMSDFPGFEAVPRTVRTYPDSTAAHFLGYIGEVNDKMIEKSGNYYRRGDYVGISGVERAFEDVLRGQRGVTYNMVDSRNVSKGSFSNGEFDTVAVTGDRLVSSLDLRIQKLGEKLMTNKVGSIVAIEPSTGEILAFVSSPTYDPNLMTGRERGNNLSKMYKDPYNPMFIRPIQARYPPGSSFKPLDALIALQEGIITPQTTFFCPHYYQAGNHQVKCEHFDGVTDLRKAISQSCNTYFCYVFDKLMNARGSKNIRGSLTTWKEQVNKFGFGVKMDVELPFESRGNVPTPLRYDNVFGKNRWRSSSIISLAIGQGELLATPLQMANIEAVMANRGFYYKPHLIKSIGDKNIIKDEYTKRNYVGIDEKYFEPVIDGMQDVVDRGTAAAARIPGIVMCGKTGTVQNPHGKNHSVFVAFAPRDNPKIAIAVIVENAGYGSSWAAPIGSYMIEKYLRDTITKPKAQVQYIIDANLLPPPPGWKPPVKKLTKKDSIKLDSIRKSKTDTTRKQQELKSAAERKKKDTLTKVLAYQPKRKEDE from the coding sequence ATGAACAGCTTTTTTGAGCGCCGCTACGTAATTACCGCCATTTTTATAACCCTTGCATTAACGCTGCTTGGGCGCCTCTTTTTTATACAAATAATGGACGACAGGTACCTCCTATCGGCCAAAGAGAATGTTTTGCGCCGAACCATAAGCTACCCGGCCCGTGGTGCCATATTTGACCGTAACGGAAAAATACTGGTACAAAACGTGCCTGTGTATGATATTATGGTTACCCCGCGCGAGGTAAAACCTTTTGATACCCTTGAATTTTGCAAACTGTTAAGCATTGACAAGGAAGGCTTTGCAAAACGTTTTGAAAAAGCCCGAAAATTTTCACCTTTCCGACAATCGGTATTTGAGAAGCAAATACCTGTACAACTATACGCCAGCCTGCAGGAACGCATGTCTGATTTTCCGGGCTTTGAGGCTGTGCCGCGTACCGTTCGCACTTATCCCGATTCAACTGCGGCCCATTTTCTGGGCTACATAGGTGAGGTTAACGATAAGATGATCGAAAAATCGGGTAACTATTACCGCCGGGGCGATTATGTGGGCATTTCGGGGGTTGAACGTGCTTTTGAGGATGTTTTACGTGGCCAGCGCGGTGTTACTTACAACATGGTCGATTCGCGCAACGTGTCTAAAGGCTCATTCTCTAACGGCGAATTTGATACCGTTGCTGTAACCGGCGACAGGCTCGTTTCATCGCTCGACCTCCGCATACAAAAACTGGGCGAAAAGCTAATGACCAATAAAGTTGGAAGTATTGTGGCCATTGAACCATCGACCGGTGAAATACTGGCATTTGTGAGCAGCCCTACTTACGATCCAAACTTAATGACCGGTCGCGAACGGGGTAACAACCTGTCGAAAATGTATAAAGACCCGTATAACCCTATGTTTATACGGCCTATTCAAGCGCGTTATCCGCCCGGCTCATCATTTAAGCCACTTGATGCACTTATTGCCTTGCAAGAAGGTATTATAACACCGCAAACCACATTCTTTTGTCCGCACTATTACCAGGCAGGTAATCATCAGGTTAAATGTGAACACTTTGACGGGGTTACCGATTTGCGCAAGGCCATATCACAATCGTGCAACACCTACTTTTGTTACGTGTTTGACAAGTTGATGAATGCCCGTGGCTCTAAAAACATCAGGGGCAGCCTAACTACCTGGAAAGAACAGGTTAATAAATTCGGTTTTGGCGTAAAAATGGATGTTGAGCTGCCGTTCGAATCGCGAGGTAACGTGCCTACGCCTTTGCGCTACGATAACGTGTTTGGCAAAAACCGCTGGCGCTCGAGCTCTATTATCTCACTGGCTATTGGCCAGGGCGAGTTGCTTGCCACGCCATTGCAAATGGCTAATATTGAAGCAGTAATGGCTAACCGTGGTTTTTATTACAAACCCCACCTTATTAAGTCAATAGGCGATAAAAACATTATTAAAGACGAGTACACCAAACGCAACTACGTAGGTATTGACGAAAAATACTTTGAACCGGTAATTGATGGCATGCAGGATGTTGTTGACCGCGGTACTGCTGCTGCAGCACGCATACCGGGCATTGTAATGTGCGGTAAAACGGGTACGGTGCAAAATCCGCACGGCAAAAACCACTCGGTATTTGTGGCTTTTGCCCCGCGCGATAATCCTAAAATTGCCATTGCTGTAATTGTAGAGAACGCAGGCTACGGATCATCATGGGCGGCACCAATAGGCAGTTACATGATAGAAAAATACCTGCGCGATACCATTACCAAGCCAAAGGCACAGGTACAGTACATCATCGATGCTAATTTGCTGCCACCGCCACCGGGCTGGAAACCGCCGGTAAAAAAATTGACAAAGAAAGACAGTATCAAACTTGATAGCATACGCAAAAGCAAAACCGATACTACCCGGAAGCAGCAAGAGCTAAAATCGGCCGCTGAACGTAAGAAAAAAGACACCTTAACTAAAGTACTGGCTTACCAGCCCAAGCGAAAAGAAGATGAATAA
- the purN gene encoding phosphoribosylglycinamide formyltransferase, with protein sequence MSKTKIAILASGSGSNAQKIMEHFKHHPDGEVVLVLTNNPQAYVLQRADNFEIPTHVFTREEFFKTDEVVKILKNMQVDLLVLAGFLWLIPQSLLKAFPNQIINIHPSLLPKYGGKGMYGDHVHKAVLADGETESGITIHFVNEHFDEGETIHQAKFKIEPEDTLDSIKLKGQQLEHQHFPKVIEGLLKKVKGSVIE encoded by the coding sequence GTGTCTAAAACCAAAATAGCCATTCTTGCATCAGGTTCAGGGTCAAACGCTCAAAAAATAATGGAGCATTTTAAGCACCACCCCGATGGCGAAGTAGTTTTGGTATTAACCAACAACCCGCAAGCTTACGTGCTGCAACGTGCCGATAACTTTGAGATACCCACCCACGTATTCACCCGCGAAGAGTTTTTTAAAACCGATGAGGTGGTAAAAATCCTCAAAAACATGCAAGTTGATTTGCTCGTGCTGGCCGGATTCCTTTGGCTTATTCCACAATCGTTATTAAAAGCATTTCCCAATCAAATTATCAATATTCACCCCTCACTCCTGCCTAAATACGGCGGTAAAGGCATGTACGGCGATCATGTTCACAAAGCCGTTTTGGCCGATGGTGAAACCGAATCGGGCATAACCATTCACTTTGTTAACGAACACTTTGACGAGGGCGAAACCATTCATCAGGCTAAATTTAAAATAGAACCTGAGGATACTTTGGATAGCATTAAACTCAAAGGCCAGCAACTGGAGCACCAGCATTTCCCTAAAGTGATTGAAGGATTGTTGAAGAAGGTAAAGGGAAGCGTTATTGAATAA
- the mreC gene encoding rod shape-determining protein MreC, with product MRNLLIFISKYNAFFLFLIFEIGALVIYVKYNSFQRATYINTANDVTGTMYARANELNSYLALKDVNDSLARENARLRGTLKSAYYADTLAKTTVTDSVYKQQYTYTEARVINNSINKRNNYITIQKGSKDGIAKGMGVICSSGVVGKVVYTSEHLSLVQSLLHKDTKISAMLADTKDIGSFKWGDDMNPKKALFIDVPNHVKPRIGQWVVTSTYSELFPAGIPLGRVSNLHAKGGGFFLNMEVNLAVDFSKLQYVYVINNKLAAERQELEAQEKKDE from the coding sequence ATGCGTAACCTCTTGATCTTTATAAGCAAGTACAACGCATTTTTTCTGTTTCTAATTTTCGAGATCGGGGCGTTGGTTATTTATGTTAAGTATAACTCATTTCAGCGGGCTACTTACATCAATACGGCTAATGATGTTACGGGTACCATGTATGCACGTGCTAACGAGCTAAATAGCTACCTGGCGCTAAAAGATGTTAACGACAGCCTTGCGCGCGAAAACGCCCGCTTACGTGGCACACTCAAATCGGCCTATTATGCCGATACGCTGGCCAAAACCACTGTTACCGATAGTGTTTACAAACAGCAATATACTTACACCGAGGCGCGTGTAATCAACAATTCCATCAATAAGCGTAATAACTACATTACTATACAAAAAGGCAGTAAAGACGGTATTGCCAAAGGCATGGGCGTAATTTGTAGTTCGGGTGTGGTGGGGAAGGTGGTATATACTTCTGAGCACCTTTCGCTGGTGCAATCACTGCTGCATAAGGATACTAAAATTAGTGCTATGCTGGCCGACACCAAAGATATTGGCAGCTTTAAATGGGGCGACGATATGAACCCCAAAAAGGCATTATTTATTGACGTGCCTAACCACGTTAAACCACGCATAGGCCAATGGGTAGTAACCTCAACCTATTCGGAGTTGTTCCCGGCAGGAATACCGCTGGGTCGGGTGAGTAACCTGCATGCCAAAGGCGGCGGTTTCTTTTTAAACATGGAAGTTAATTTGGCAGTTGATTTTAGCAAGCTGCAATATGTATATGTAATTAACAATAAACTGGCTGCCGAACGCCAGGAACTGGAAGCACAGGAGAAAAAAGATGAGTAG
- a CDS encoding rod shape-determining protein MreD, with protein MSRILIYNLVRFVVLVLVQVFLLKNVALYNLSAPYLYILFIMLLPFETPNILLFFLSFLLGLTIDAFYDTPGLHAAACVLMAFVRVLFISITVQKEGFDNEPEPTLGNMGFRWFFTYSLILILFHHFFLFNLEVFSLSEIEYTLLRFLSSTVFTLFLVLISSFLFYRRKER; from the coding sequence ATGAGTAGGATTTTAATATATAATCTCGTCCGCTTTGTGGTGCTGGTGCTGGTACAGGTTTTCCTGTTGAAAAATGTGGCGCTTTATAACCTGTCGGCACCGTACCTGTACATCCTGTTCATTATGCTGCTGCCGTTCGAAACGCCGAACATTTTATTATTCTTCCTTTCGTTTTTACTCGGCCTCACCATCGATGCTTTTTACGACACGCCGGGACTTCATGCGGCGGCATGTGTGCTTATGGCCTTTGTGCGGGTGCTGTTTATCAGCATTACCGTACAAAAAGAAGGGTTTGATAACGAACCCGAACCCACCCTGGGCAACATGGGCTTCAGGTGGTTTTTCACCTACTCTTTGATCCTCATCCTGTTTCACCATTTTTTCCTGTTCAACCTCGAAGTTTTCAGTTTATCCGAAATAGAATATACTTTACTTCGTTTCTTATCAAGTACAGTATTTACCTTATTTTTGGTACTAATTTCAAGCTTCTTATTTTACAGAAGGAAAGAACGATAA
- a CDS encoding ligand-binding sensor domain-containing protein codes for MKKFIYLLMIPVLLLSLSCKKSNIHPPKTSEEELPQPGNSNFPEWVTYDHASSPLPNDQVNAIAIGKNNVKWMGTAEGLARLEGTQWTIYNTGNSPLPSNHIQALTVEDNGTVWVGTPDGLARFNGTNWNVYTTANSLLTNNGIKCMAYDAGRNTVWAGTEEGIIKITNGNWQYIDHFETILSMAVDHNGALWMGEFKGFSFVGVIKKYQNGQWTSYRLDQLGYASAFAYSIAVDKNDRIVAALAGTVVKAVIRFDGNHWEEVTRPEQARGFRAMVIQNDKIWVGGATFTLYGDRKSPVIAIPGTNSPVLSMALDANGRKWLGTYDGGVAVYR; via the coding sequence ATGAAAAAATTTATCTACTTATTAATGATACCGGTTTTACTGCTAAGTTTAAGCTGCAAGAAAAGCAACATCCATCCTCCAAAAACTTCTGAAGAAGAACTGCCGCAGCCCGGTAACAGCAATTTTCCTGAATGGGTAACGTATGATCACGCCAGTTCTCCCCTGCCCAATGATCAGGTGAATGCCATAGCCATTGGCAAAAACAATGTTAAATGGATGGGAACGGCCGAGGGATTAGCCCGACTGGAAGGCACTCAATGGACGATATACAACACCGGCAATTCGCCCCTGCCCTCAAATCATATACAAGCGTTAACAGTTGAAGATAATGGTACGGTTTGGGTGGGTACGCCCGATGGCCTTGCCCGCTTTAATGGCACTAACTGGAATGTATATACCACCGCCAACAGCCTGCTCACCAACAATGGTATTAAGTGCATGGCTTACGATGCCGGGCGCAACACCGTTTGGGCAGGCACCGAAGAAGGCATCATTAAAATAACCAACGGCAACTGGCAATACATCGATCATTTTGAAACCATCCTTTCCATGGCGGTTGACCACAATGGCGCCCTGTGGATGGGAGAATTTAAAGGTTTTTCATTTGTAGGTGTCATTAAAAAATATCAAAACGGGCAATGGACAAGCTACCGGCTCGATCAGTTGGGCTATGCTTCGGCTTTTGCGTACAGTATTGCGGTAGATAAGAATGACAGGATTGTTGCTGCGCTTGCCGGAACCGTTGTAAAGGCAGTAATCCGCTTTGATGGAAACCATTGGGAAGAAGTTACCCGCCCCGAGCAGGCTCGTGGTTTCAGGGCCATGGTTATACAAAACGACAAGATTTGGGTAGGCGGTGCCACCTTTACCCTTTATGGCGACAGGAAATCACCGGTTATTGCTATTCCGGGGACTAATTCGCCGGTTTTGAGCATGGCTTTAGATGCCAATGGGCGCAAGTGGCTGGGCACTTATGATGGCGGTGTGGCGGTTTATCGTTAA
- the purH gene encoding bifunctional phosphoribosylaminoimidazolecarboxamide formyltransferase/IMP cyclohydrolase, translated as MSQSVQIKNALISVYYKDHLEPVIHELKRLGVNIYSTGGTETFIRNLGADVIPVEDLTSYPSILGGRVKTLHPKVFGGILARRNFDSDEQQLAEYQIPEIDLVIVDLYPFEETVNSGAGHEDIIEKIDIGGISLIRAAAKNYKDVVIVASKDDYQELESLLKTQEGTTTYDQRRRFALKAFNISSNYDSHIFGYFNNQEEEALPVFKQSIQTSQVLRYGENPHQQGTFYGNLDAMFNKLHGKELSYNNLVDVDAAVALIDEFNDPTVAILKHTNACGIATRTHIKDAWVDALACDPVSAFGGVIIANDEIDAATATEVSKIFFEVLIAPAYTNEAIDILKAKKNRIILVRQPVELPTKQFKTLLNGVIEQDKDLVIEGPDKMTAVTTKQATEQELKDLYFANKVVKHTKSNTIVLAKNNRLIASGVGQTSRVDALRQAIEKAASFGFDVKGSVMASDAFFPFPDCVEIAADAGISAVLQPGGSIKDQDSINKANEKGIAMVTTGVRHFKH; from the coding sequence ATGAGCCAGTCTGTCCAAATCAAAAACGCGTTAATTTCGGTTTATTATAAGGATCATTTAGAGCCTGTTATTCACGAATTAAAACGCCTGGGGGTAAACATTTATTCAACCGGTGGTACCGAAACTTTTATCCGTAACCTGGGTGCCGATGTTATTCCGGTTGAAGACTTAACCTCATACCCTTCAATTTTGGGCGGACGTGTAAAAACTCTGCATCCTAAAGTATTTGGCGGCATTTTAGCCCGTCGTAATTTTGACAGCGATGAGCAGCAGTTAGCCGAGTACCAAATTCCGGAAATAGATTTGGTTATTGTTGACCTGTATCCGTTCGAAGAAACGGTTAACTCAGGTGCCGGTCACGAAGATATTATTGAGAAGATAGACATTGGCGGTATATCGCTTATTCGTGCTGCGGCTAAAAACTATAAAGACGTTGTGATCGTAGCCTCTAAAGATGATTACCAGGAATTAGAAAGCCTGTTAAAAACGCAGGAAGGCACTACCACTTATGACCAGCGTCGTCGTTTTGCCTTAAAAGCATTCAACATTTCATCAAATTACGACAGCCACATTTTTGGTTACTTTAATAACCAGGAAGAAGAAGCACTGCCGGTTTTCAAACAAAGCATTCAAACCAGCCAGGTTTTACGCTACGGCGAAAACCCGCACCAGCAAGGCACTTTTTATGGCAACCTTGATGCCATGTTTAATAAACTGCATGGCAAAGAACTATCATACAACAACCTGGTTGACGTTGATGCCGCCGTTGCCTTGATAGACGAATTTAACGACCCTACAGTTGCCATATTAAAACATACCAACGCCTGTGGCATTGCTACCCGTACGCATATTAAAGATGCCTGGGTGGATGCACTGGCCTGCGACCCGGTTTCGGCCTTTGGTGGTGTGATCATTGCTAACGATGAAATTGATGCAGCAACGGCTACCGAGGTGAGCAAAATATTCTTCGAGGTATTAATAGCCCCGGCTTACACAAACGAGGCTATTGATATACTAAAAGCTAAAAAGAACCGTATAATACTGGTTCGCCAGCCGGTTGAATTGCCAACCAAACAGTTTAAAACCCTGTTGAATGGTGTAATTGAGCAAGATAAGGATTTGGTGATAGAAGGGCCTGATAAAATGACCGCTGTAACTACTAAGCAAGCAACCGAGCAGGAATTAAAAGACCTGTACTTTGCTAACAAAGTGGTTAAGCACACCAAATCAAATACCATTGTGTTGGCTAAAAACAATCGTTTAATTGCCAGCGGCGTGGGCCAAACCTCACGTGTTGATGCCTTACGCCAGGCAATTGAAAAAGCAGCCAGTTTTGGTTTTGATGTTAAAGGTTCGGTTATGGCTTCTGATGCGTTCTTCCCTTTCCCTGATTGTGTGGAGATAGCGGCCGATGCAGGCATTAGCGCGGTGTTGCAACCGGGTGGCTCAATTAAGGACCAGGACTCGATTAACAAGGCCAACGAAAAAGGTATTGCCATGGTAACTACGGGTGTTAGGCACTTTAAGCACTAA